One Kitasatospora sp. NBC_01287 DNA window includes the following coding sequences:
- a CDS encoding ABC transporter permease, whose translation MKWRTRGVRAADQRVAPTRLGPRDLTAEAVTGLVQRPARSILTMLGTVLGIGVFVAVLALTSTTTGQIGKSFSVLKASTVTVDDTATSSGSGSGPGGTPPAMSFPADTDTRLAALSGVVDGGLWWAVPLRDPVISARPPQGPGTAQSGQQASIGLYAATPGALAAMQTRLGAGVLFNTFHQDRGERVCVLGAGAARALGISRVDNQPAVFVNGVAYTVLGIISDTQRLPEALLGMIIPGGTALDAYGPPTDQPAQAVIHVRLGAAQNIARQAPLALRPDNPGLLQAVPPPDPHTLRDQVSTDLSGLFLLLAGICLAVGALGIANTTLVAVLERSAEIGLRRALGARPRHIGAQFLAESTCLGALGGLIGTALGVLTVVAISLAEHWSAIIEPATVLPAPLVGALVGLLAGLYPALRAARTEPLEALRR comes from the coding sequence ATGAAGTGGCGCACCAGAGGTGTCCGGGCGGCCGACCAGCGGGTCGCGCCCACCCGCCTCGGGCCCCGGGACCTCACGGCGGAAGCGGTCACCGGCCTGGTCCAGCGGCCCGCCCGGTCCATCCTCACGATGCTCGGCACGGTGCTCGGGATCGGCGTCTTCGTCGCCGTCCTCGCCCTGACCTCCACCACGACCGGACAGATCGGCAAGTCGTTCAGCGTGCTGAAGGCGAGCACCGTGACCGTCGACGACACCGCCACCAGCTCGGGCTCAGGCTCGGGCCCCGGCGGCACACCCCCCGCGATGAGCTTCCCGGCGGACACGGACACCCGGCTGGCCGCGCTCAGCGGCGTCGTCGACGGCGGTCTGTGGTGGGCGGTCCCGCTGCGAGACCCGGTCATCAGCGCCAGGCCGCCCCAGGGCCCCGGGACCGCGCAGAGCGGTCAGCAGGCGTCCATCGGCCTGTACGCCGCCACCCCCGGCGCCCTGGCGGCCATGCAGACCCGGCTCGGCGCCGGCGTGCTGTTCAACACCTTCCACCAGGACCGCGGCGAGCGGGTCTGCGTCCTGGGCGCCGGCGCCGCCCGCGCCCTGGGCATCTCCCGGGTCGACAACCAGCCCGCCGTCTTCGTCAACGGCGTCGCCTACACGGTCCTCGGCATCATCTCCGACACCCAGCGCCTGCCCGAGGCACTGCTGGGGATGATCATCCCGGGCGGCACCGCACTCGACGCCTACGGCCCGCCCACCGACCAGCCCGCCCAGGCCGTGATCCACGTACGCCTGGGCGCCGCACAGAACATCGCCCGCCAGGCACCGCTCGCGCTGCGCCCCGACAACCCGGGGCTGCTCCAAGCCGTGCCGCCGCCCGACCCCCACACGCTGCGGGACCAGGTCAGCACCGACCTGTCCGGGCTCTTCCTGTTGCTGGCCGGCATCTGCCTGGCGGTCGGCGCGCTGGGCATCGCCAACACCACCCTGGTCGCGGTCCTCGAACGGAGCGCGGAGATCGGCCTGCGCCGCGCCCTGGGGGCCCGCCCCCGGCACATCGGCGCCCAGTTCCTCGCCGAGTCGACCTGCCTGGGCGCCCTGGGCGGCCTGATCGGTACGGCCCTCGGCGTGCTGACCGTGGTCGCCATCTCCCTCGCCGAGCACTGGAGCGCGATCATCGAACCCGCCACCGTCCTGCCCGCGCCCCTCGTCGGGGCCCTGGTCGGCCTGCTCGCCGGCCTCTACCCTGCGCTACGGGCGGCCAGGACGGAACCGCTGGAGGCCCTGCGCCGCTGA
- a CDS encoding acyl-CoA carboxylase epsilon subunit — protein MLTIQVLHGNPTPDELAAATAVLLARLAARAPGRPAPAPLPLTRRRTSWRMATAYRPPAAWASVG, from the coding sequence ATGCTGACGATCCAGGTACTCCACGGCAACCCGACCCCCGACGAGCTCGCGGCCGCGACCGCCGTGCTGCTGGCCCGGCTGGCCGCCCGCGCGCCGGGCCGCCCGGCCCCGGCCCCGCTGCCGCTGACCCGCCGCCGCACCTCCTGGCGGATGGCCACCGCCTACCGCCCCCCGGCCGCCTGGGCCTCGGTGGGGTGA
- a CDS encoding GNAT family N-acetyltransferase: MTTPLPTPALRTARLRLRAFEDADANDLFALHSSAHVLRYWDTPPWSERVRAERFITACRQMAQEGTGARLAVDRVSDGAFIGWCSLSRWNPDYRSASLGYCFDDAAWGHGYATETARALLRWAFDALDLNRVQAEADTRNVASARVLEKLGFVREGTLREDCVVNGEVSDSWVYGLIRREWQPSSEPVPAH; this comes from the coding sequence ATGACGACGCCGCTGCCCACCCCCGCGTTGCGCACCGCTCGCCTTCGACTGCGTGCCTTCGAGGACGCGGATGCGAACGACCTCTTCGCACTGCACAGCAGCGCCCATGTGCTGCGCTACTGGGACACGCCACCGTGGAGCGAACGCGTGCGCGCCGAGAGGTTCATCACGGCCTGCCGGCAGATGGCACAGGAGGGCACCGGGGCGCGGCTGGCCGTGGATCGTGTCTCCGACGGGGCGTTCATCGGCTGGTGCAGCCTGAGCAGGTGGAATCCGGACTACCGCAGCGCGTCGCTCGGCTACTGCTTCGACGATGCGGCGTGGGGCCACGGCTACGCGACCGAGACCGCGCGCGCTCTGCTGCGGTGGGCGTTCGACGCGCTGGACCTCAATCGCGTCCAGGCCGAGGCCGATACGCGCAACGTGGCTTCGGCCCGCGTGCTGGAGAAGCTCGGCTTCGTGCGTGAAGGGACGTTGCGGGAAGACTGCGTCGTCAACGGCGAGGTCTCCGACTCGTGGGTCTACGGGCTGATCAGGCGGGAGTGGCAGCCGTCGTCCGAGCCGGTTCCCGCCCACTGA
- a CDS encoding FAD-dependent monooxygenase, translated as MTDVLIVGAGPTGLTLACELARDGVTVRVVDRRTAHHRESRGKTLTERSLEIFEAFGLAGAVRAEGTSHQIYRKYFDGEHINDSPAPMPGVFLGQWRAEELLRERLAAYGVTVELGSEVVDLDQDADGVSATLGDGRLIRARYLAGCDGGRSTVRERLGLAFEGTGDRTDVMVCGDVEAEGLSREVWHQWFTPDGGLLLWPIPGTSAFQLQAPPEVDEHGAQLPPSLEGFQRLFDRFAGVPGVRLRNASWLSTWRVNVRMVDRMRVGRAFLAGDAAHVHPVAGGLGMNTGIEDAHVLGQLLARALGEQEAGEQEAGEQEAGGEAGEELLDGYQAQRLPVAARTLRVTSERLAHVMAAVKEPGVGTEAGAVLPTETRAAGDGRR; from the coding sequence ATGACCGACGTCCTGATCGTCGGCGCCGGCCCCACCGGCCTCACCCTCGCCTGCGAACTGGCCCGCGACGGCGTCACCGTGCGCGTGGTCGACCGGCGCACCGCCCACCACCGCGAGTCCCGGGGCAAGACGCTCACCGAGCGCAGCCTGGAGATCTTCGAGGCCTTCGGCCTCGCCGGCGCCGTCCGTGCCGAGGGGACCTCCCACCAGATCTACCGGAAGTACTTCGACGGCGAGCACATCAACGACTCCCCCGCCCCGATGCCGGGCGTCTTCCTCGGCCAGTGGCGCGCCGAGGAACTGCTGCGCGAGCGGCTCGCGGCGTACGGCGTCACGGTCGAACTCGGCAGCGAGGTGGTCGACTTGGACCAGGACGCCGACGGTGTCAGCGCCACTCTCGGCGACGGCCGCCTGATCCGCGCCCGGTACCTGGCCGGCTGCGACGGCGGCCGCAGCACGGTGCGCGAGCGGCTCGGCCTGGCCTTCGAGGGGACGGGCGACCGCACCGACGTGATGGTCTGCGGCGACGTCGAGGCCGAGGGCCTGAGCCGGGAGGTGTGGCACCAGTGGTTCACCCCCGACGGCGGGCTGCTGCTCTGGCCGATCCCGGGCACCAGCGCGTTCCAGCTCCAGGCCCCGCCGGAGGTGGACGAGCACGGCGCCCAACTGCCGCCCTCGCTGGAGGGCTTTCAGCGGCTCTTCGACCGCTTCGCCGGGGTGCCCGGGGTGCGGCTGCGCAACGCGAGTTGGCTGTCGACCTGGCGGGTCAACGTCCGGATGGTCGACCGGATGCGGGTCGGCCGGGCCTTCCTGGCCGGGGACGCGGCCCATGTGCACCCGGTCGCGGGCGGCCTCGGGATGAACACCGGCATCGAGGACGCCCACGTGCTGGGGCAGCTCCTCGCCCGCGCGCTGGGCGAGCAGGAAGCGGGCGAGCAGGAGGCGGGCGAGCAGGAGGCGGGCGGGGAAGCGGGCGAGGAACTGCTCGATGGCTACCAGGCGCAGCGGCTGCCGGTCGCCGCCCGGACCCTGCGGGTCACCAGCGAGCGGCTCGCGCACGTCATGGCGGCCGTCAAGGAGCCGGGCGTCGGCACCGAGGCGGGCGCCGTTCTCCCCACCGAGACCCGGGCGGCCGGGGACGGCCGGCGGTAG
- a CDS encoding 3-oxoacyl-[acyl-carrier-protein] synthase III C-terminal domain-containing protein, with translation MGRIGDKFAAVLGKALEDADTKLPDTQWFIHANVAQTIAEWGFYQPLGLDLSQTTYEWGKHLGHMGGGDHLIGLNHLFETGKPKAGDLVVAVGVGLGFMWTVAVIEVLDAPQW, from the coding sequence GTGGGCCGGATCGGCGACAAGTTCGCCGCCGTGCTCGGCAAGGCCCTGGAGGACGCCGACACCAAGCTGCCCGACACCCAGTGGTTCATCCACGCCAACGTGGCCCAGACCATCGCCGAGTGGGGCTTCTACCAGCCGCTGGGCCTGGACCTCTCGCAGACCACCTACGAGTGGGGCAAGCACCTGGGCCACATGGGCGGCGGCGACCACCTGATCGGCCTCAACCACCTCTTCGAGACCGGCAAGCCGAAGGCCGGCGACCTGGTCGTCGCGGTGGGCGTCGGGCTCGGGTTCATGTGGACGGTCGCGGTGATCGAGGTGCTGGACGCGCCGCAGTGGTGA
- a CDS encoding TetR/AcrR family transcriptional regulator, which translates to METPTGPPATPTGLREQKKQRARRHLAATALRLFLAHGFDAVSVADVAAAAEVSKPTLFRYFPTKEDLVLDRFADHQGEAARVVLARDGGRTPLRALHDHFQAGLRERDPITGLNDEPEVVAFQHLLYGTPGLQTRLTHYTAGEVELLTDAVADAYGDGRLGARLAALHLVTVRQELGRENWRRIAAGAGAAAAYEEAAADAERAFGVLERGLGAR; encoded by the coding sequence ATGGAGACCCCGACCGGACCGCCGGCGACCCCGACCGGCCTGCGCGAGCAGAAGAAGCAGCGCGCCCGCCGCCACCTCGCCGCCACGGCGCTGCGCCTGTTCCTGGCACACGGCTTCGACGCGGTCTCGGTCGCCGATGTCGCCGCCGCCGCGGAGGTCTCCAAGCCCACCCTGTTCCGCTACTTCCCGACCAAGGAGGACCTGGTCCTCGACCGCTTCGCCGACCACCAGGGCGAGGCCGCCCGCGTCGTCCTGGCCCGCGACGGCGGCCGCACGCCGCTCCGGGCCCTGCACGACCACTTCCAGGCCGGGCTGCGGGAGCGCGATCCGATCACCGGCCTCAACGACGAGCCGGAGGTCGTCGCCTTCCAGCACCTGCTCTACGGCACGCCCGGCCTGCAGACCCGCCTCACCCACTACACGGCGGGTGAGGTCGAGCTGCTGACGGACGCGGTGGCCGACGCCTACGGGGACGGACGGCTCGGCGCCCGGCTGGCGGCGCTCCATCTGGTGACGGTGCGCCAGGAGTTGGGGCGCGAGAACTGGCGCAGGATCGCGGCGGGCGCCGGCGCGGCGGCGGCCTACGAGGAGGCGGCGGCCGACGCGGAGCGGGCGTTCGGGGTGCTGGAGCGCGGGCTCGGCGCCCGGTGA
- a CDS encoding MMPL family transporter, with protein MTTRPNTGPTARPSTRPHSRPGLAVAIGDWSTRHRKLAVWGWLLAVVLATMIGTAVGTAKSTDVDNGVGESGRAVKILSDAGLRTPAAETVLIQSSQFTADDQRFRAAVEQAAAAVQGTGAVSDVQSPYDDGAISADRHSALVTFSMTGAPDTAADRVQPVLDAVAKVQAAQPGLRVEEFGEAGAKKAFNDIFTGDFKQAEWTAVPLALGILLVVFGALLAAVLPVALAVTAFTGAFGLVAVSSHLVPTDDNASSVMLLVGLAVGVDYCLFYIRREREERAAGREPGAALRIAAATSGHSVLVSGLTVAVAMAGMFLTGIATFQAMGLATILVVVVAVLGSVTVLPALLSMLGDRVEKGRVPLLSRMRRNNPAGGSRIWAAIIRAVLAKPLLSTVVAAGVLLALAAPVFSMHTAQLSSAQELPSGNAVVATGERIQQAFPGNPLPAQVVLKAKDVTDPAVTKAIADFQREALATGQVHQPVSVAVHPQQGVAVIDLSLAGTGTDTASVNAVKTLRDTVVPHTLGTVAGAEVAVGGSTAASIDFNSQLSGSVVPVFGFVLVLAFVLMLLSFRSLVIAVTAVVLNLLSVGAAYGVLTLVFQDGVAASLLGSHKVGAIEAWLPLFLFVILFGLSMDYHVFVVSRIKEGRDKGLATRDAIAHGIGSTAGVITSAAVIMVGVFAIFGTLSVVSMKEIGVGLGVAVFLDASIIRGVLLPAVMTLLGDRNWYLPSWLAWLPDLSHSRGEAAVTADLAAAAADSRHEPRESVLL; from the coding sequence GTGACCACTAGGCCGAACACCGGGCCGACCGCACGGCCGAGCACCAGGCCGCACAGCAGGCCAGGACTCGCCGTGGCGATCGGCGACTGGAGCACCCGCCATCGAAAGCTCGCCGTCTGGGGGTGGCTGCTCGCCGTCGTCCTCGCGACCATGATCGGGACGGCCGTCGGCACCGCCAAGTCGACGGACGTCGACAACGGCGTCGGCGAGTCCGGACGTGCCGTCAAGATCCTCTCCGACGCCGGGCTGCGCACCCCGGCCGCCGAGACCGTGCTGATCCAGAGCAGCCAGTTCACCGCCGACGACCAGCGCTTCCGCGCCGCCGTCGAGCAGGCCGCGGCCGCCGTCCAGGGCACCGGCGCGGTGAGCGACGTGCAGAGCCCCTACGACGACGGCGCGATCTCGGCCGACCGGCACTCGGCGCTGGTCACCTTCTCGATGACCGGCGCCCCCGACACCGCCGCCGACCGGGTGCAGCCGGTACTGGACGCCGTCGCCAAGGTGCAGGCGGCCCAGCCGGGCCTGCGGGTCGAGGAGTTCGGCGAGGCCGGGGCGAAGAAGGCCTTCAACGACATCTTCACCGGTGACTTCAAGCAGGCCGAGTGGACGGCCGTGCCGCTGGCCCTGGGCATCCTGCTGGTGGTCTTCGGCGCGCTGCTCGCCGCCGTGCTGCCGGTCGCGCTGGCCGTCACCGCCTTCACCGGCGCCTTCGGCCTGGTCGCGGTCAGCAGCCACCTGGTGCCCACCGACGACAACGCCAGCTCGGTGATGCTGCTGGTCGGCCTCGCCGTCGGGGTCGACTACTGCCTCTTCTACATCCGCCGCGAGCGCGAGGAGCGGGCGGCCGGCCGGGAGCCCGGGGCGGCGCTGCGGATCGCCGCGGCCACCTCGGGCCACTCGGTGCTGGTCTCCGGCCTGACCGTGGCGGTCGCGATGGCCGGCATGTTCCTCACCGGGATCGCCACCTTCCAGGCGATGGGCCTGGCCACCATCCTGGTCGTGGTCGTCGCGGTGCTCGGCTCGGTGACCGTGCTGCCGGCGCTGCTCTCGATGCTCGGCGACCGGGTGGAGAAGGGCAGGGTGCCGCTGCTCTCCCGGATGCGCCGCAACAACCCGGCCGGTGGCAGCCGGATCTGGGCCGCCATCATCCGCGCGGTGCTGGCCAAGCCGCTGCTCTCGACCGTGGTCGCCGCCGGCGTGCTGCTGGCGCTGGCCGCGCCGGTCTTCAGCATGCACACCGCGCAGCTCAGTTCGGCGCAGGAACTGCCCAGCGGCAACGCCGTGGTGGCCACCGGCGAGCGCATCCAGCAGGCCTTCCCGGGCAATCCGCTCCCCGCCCAGGTCGTCCTCAAGGCGAAGGACGTGACGGACCCGGCGGTCACCAAGGCGATCGCCGACTTCCAGCGCGAGGCGCTGGCCACCGGCCAGGTGCACCAGCCCGTGAGCGTCGCGGTGCACCCGCAGCAGGGCGTCGCGGTGATCGACCTCTCGCTGGCCGGCACCGGTACCGACACCGCCAGCGTCAACGCGGTGAAGACGCTGCGCGACACCGTCGTCCCGCACACCCTGGGCACCGTGGCCGGCGCCGAGGTGGCCGTCGGCGGCTCCACCGCGGCCTCGATCGACTTCAACAGCCAGCTCAGCGGCAGCGTGGTGCCGGTCTTCGGCTTCGTGCTGGTGCTGGCCTTCGTGCTGATGCTGCTGTCGTTCCGCTCGCTGGTGATCGCCGTCACCGCCGTGGTGCTCAACCTGCTCTCGGTGGGCGCCGCCTACGGTGTGCTGACCCTGGTCTTCCAGGACGGTGTGGCCGCCTCGCTGCTCGGCTCGCACAAGGTGGGCGCGATCGAGGCCTGGCTGCCGCTCTTCCTCTTCGTCATCCTCTTCGGCCTCAGCATGGACTACCACGTCTTCGTGGTCTCCCGGATCAAGGAGGGGCGCGACAAGGGCCTGGCCACCCGGGACGCGATCGCGCACGGCATCGGCAGCACCGCCGGTGTGATCACCAGCGCGGCCGTGATCATGGTGGGCGTCTTCGCCATCTTCGGCACCCTCTCGGTGGTCTCGATGAAGGAGATCGGCGTCGGGCTCGGGGTGGCGGTCTTCCTGGACGCCTCGATCATCCGCGGCGTGCTGCTGCCCGCCGTGATGACGCTGCTGGGCGACCGCAACTGGTACCTGCCGAGCTGGCTGGCCTGGCTGCCCGACCTCTCGCACAGCCGCGGCGAGGCGGCGGTCACCGCCGACCTCGCGGCGGCAGCGGCGGACTCGCGGCACGAGCCCCGCGAGTCGGTCCTGCTCTGA
- a CDS encoding ketoacyl-ACP synthase III family protein, producing the protein MRWENLYIAGLGAYLPEHEVTAEQAVAAGQYDAGRAEANGIHAVRVASHEETGPVMAAAAARQAIARSGHANEDFGLVLHSGMGHQGQDFWTPAHYVQNETVGGDAAAIEFRQGSNGGLAGVELAASYIVSRPDTTAALVTAGDSFKLPYVDRWNSDDQTVYGDGAGAIVLSTRGGFAKVRSTASISESSLEPIYRGTDWTDVPFESGRPADLDERKRSWLTRHESAYEEAMGRIGDKFAAVLGKALEDADTKLPDTQWFIHANVAQTIAEWGFYQPLGLDLSQTTYEWGKHLGHMGGGDHLIGLNHLFETGKPKAGDLVVAVGVGLGFMWTVAVIEVLDAPQW; encoded by the coding sequence GTGCGTTGGGAAAACCTGTACATCGCCGGCCTCGGTGCCTACCTGCCCGAGCACGAGGTGACCGCCGAGCAGGCGGTCGCCGCCGGCCAGTACGACGCCGGCAGAGCCGAGGCGAACGGCATCCACGCGGTACGCGTCGCCTCGCACGAGGAGACCGGCCCGGTGATGGCCGCCGCGGCGGCCCGCCAGGCGATCGCCCGCTCCGGCCACGCGAACGAGGACTTCGGCCTGGTCCTGCACAGCGGCATGGGCCACCAGGGCCAGGACTTCTGGACGCCGGCCCACTACGTCCAGAACGAGACGGTCGGCGGCGACGCCGCCGCGATCGAGTTCCGCCAGGGCTCCAACGGCGGCCTGGCCGGCGTCGAGCTGGCCGCCTCCTACATCGTCTCCCGCCCCGACACCACCGCCGCCCTGGTGACCGCCGGCGACTCCTTCAAGCTCCCCTACGTGGACCGCTGGAACAGCGACGACCAGACCGTCTACGGCGACGGCGCCGGCGCGATCGTGCTCTCCACCCGCGGCGGCTTCGCCAAGGTCCGCTCCACCGCGAGCATCTCCGAGTCCTCGCTGGAGCCCATCTACCGCGGCACCGACTGGACCGACGTCCCCTTCGAGAGCGGCCGCCCCGCCGACCTCGACGAGCGCAAGCGCTCCTGGCTGACCCGCCACGAGAGCGCCTACGAGGAGGCCATGGGCCGGATCGGCGACAAGTTCGCCGCCGTGCTCGGCAAGGCCCTGGAGGACGCCGACACCAAGCTGCCCGACACCCAGTGGTTCATCCACGCCAACGTGGCCCAGACCATCGCCGAGTGGGGCTTCTACCAGCCGCTGGGCCTGGACCTCTCGCAGACCACCTACGAGTGGGGCAAGCACCTGGGCCACATGGGCGGCGGCGACCACCTGATCGGCCTCAACCACCTCTTCGAGACCGGCAAGCCGAAGGCCGGCGACCTGGTCGTCGCGGTGGGCGTCGGGCTCGGGTTCATGTGGACGGTCGCGGTGATCGAGGTGCTGGACGCGCCGCAGTGGTGA
- a CDS encoding serine/threonine-protein kinase has translation MRPLGATDERVVGQYRMIAELGSGGMGRVLLGSGPDGRLVALKQVRTQFVEDEGFRARFRREVTASRKVSGAYTAAVIDADTEAPTPWLASVFVPGLSLREVVEKAGALPPGEALRLAAGLVGALGEIHRAGLVHRDLTPSNVLLTDDGCRVIDFGIARATDGEAGTELTRSGWLVGAPGYMSPEQAEGRAVGPAGDVFSLGTVLFMACTGAGPFAGPSTPQVLYNVVHTEPDLRKLTVELRRIIEPCLAKDPAARPKPAELGATIGRLTPSARPWPAAVHRLIAEQRVAVHQLVETAGTAEAVTLSGPLPPPTDPTLLATRVFQIAGEKAGTAFGVVRALLPVFLVAARTHLAAAAAKARAIVAGLRGRLPDRTAAGPGVRRALTGVRDTVVAVAGVAAGVFVAADANRGRVIDLRHTTYFRRTAGYPVLSDVLAHATYVGALTGAGLGALAGGLVCAIGGVRTRLLGRLVPLMAAVGFLLGWYAEHGHLRIDVLSLGFSGAVGLRVGLGIGLAPLLLLLRAKERGAGIVLPVLLLTFLTAVVGCACGYWGLIGIVLGGSTKIEPATVLGAAVGAGVAWRSTQRLRGKPVARKR, from the coding sequence ATGAGGCCGTTGGGCGCGACCGACGAGCGGGTGGTCGGGCAGTACCGGATGATCGCCGAGCTGGGCAGCGGGGGCATGGGCCGGGTGCTGCTCGGCAGCGGCCCGGACGGGCGGCTCGTGGCACTGAAGCAGGTGCGGACGCAGTTCGTGGAGGACGAGGGGTTCCGGGCGCGCTTCCGGCGGGAGGTGACCGCGTCGCGAAAGGTGTCGGGGGCCTACACGGCGGCGGTGATCGACGCGGACACGGAGGCGCCGACGCCGTGGTTGGCGTCCGTCTTCGTGCCGGGGCTGTCGTTGCGCGAGGTGGTCGAGAAGGCCGGGGCGCTGCCACCGGGGGAGGCCCTGCGACTGGCGGCGGGGCTGGTCGGCGCGCTGGGTGAGATCCACCGGGCCGGGCTGGTGCACCGCGATCTGACGCCCTCCAACGTGCTGCTGACGGACGACGGTTGCCGGGTGATCGACTTCGGCATCGCGCGGGCCACCGACGGTGAGGCCGGCACCGAACTGACGCGCTCGGGCTGGCTGGTCGGCGCTCCCGGGTACATGTCGCCGGAGCAGGCGGAGGGGCGGGCGGTGGGACCGGCCGGCGACGTGTTCTCGCTCGGCACGGTGCTCTTCATGGCCTGCACCGGCGCCGGCCCGTTCGCCGGACCCTCGACGCCGCAGGTGCTCTACAACGTGGTGCACACCGAGCCCGACCTGCGCAAGCTGACGGTGGAGCTGCGCCGGATCATCGAGCCCTGCCTGGCGAAGGACCCGGCCGCACGCCCGAAGCCGGCCGAACTCGGCGCGACCATAGGCCGGTTGACGCCATCGGCGCGACCCTGGCCGGCTGCCGTGCACCGGCTGATAGCGGAGCAGCGGGTGGCCGTGCACCAACTGGTCGAGACGGCCGGGACGGCCGAGGCGGTGACCCTGAGCGGACCGCTGCCGCCGCCCACCGATCCGACCCTGCTGGCGACCCGGGTGTTCCAGATCGCCGGGGAGAAGGCCGGCACGGCGTTCGGTGTGGTCCGCGCGCTCCTGCCGGTGTTCCTGGTGGCGGCGCGCACCCACCTCGCGGCTGCCGCGGCAAAGGCCCGTGCGATCGTTGCCGGCCTGCGCGGCAGACTGCCGGACCGCACCGCCGCCGGACCGGGCGTGCGCCGCGCGCTGACCGGGGTGCGGGACACGGTGGTGGCGGTGGCCGGTGTGGCCGCGGGCGTCTTCGTCGCCGCCGACGCCAACCGCGGCCGGGTGATCGACCTCCGGCACACCACGTACTTCCGGCGCACCGCCGGCTACCCGGTGCTCTCCGACGTGCTGGCGCACGCGACCTACGTCGGAGCCCTGACCGGCGCGGGGCTCGGCGCCCTGGCGGGCGGGCTGGTCTGTGCGATCGGCGGGGTGCGGACCCGGTTGCTGGGCCGGCTGGTGCCGCTGATGGCGGCCGTCGGCTTCCTGCTGGGCTGGTACGCCGAACACGGGCACCTGCGGATCGACGTGCTCAGCCTCGGCTTCAGCGGAGCGGTCGGCCTGCGCGTCGGCCTGGGGATCGGCCTCGCCCCGCTGCTCCTGCTGCTCCGGGCCAAGGAACGCGGGGCCGGCATCGTGCTGCCCGTGCTGCTGCTGACCTTCCTCACCGCGGTCGTCGGCTGCGCCTGCGGCTACTGGGGCCTGATCGGCATCGTGCTCGGCGGCTCGACCAAGATCGAGCCGGCCACCGTGCTCGGCGCGGCGGTCGGCGCCGGGGTGGCGTGGCGGAGCACCCAGCGGCTGCGTGGGAAGCCGGTGGCGCGGAAGCGCTGA